A genomic window from Candidatus Kouleothrix ribensis includes:
- a CDS encoding (2Fe-2S) ferredoxin domain-containing protein — MSDAQHYRIYLCGGATCTPKGREQLLRVLEDQLWAWQLTSAVEVRISSCQDRCDYGPNLTIWPGPYHYSRLTPEAIGQIVERHLRHGQPVAELLYGEAARRQFR, encoded by the coding sequence ATGAGCGACGCACAGCACTATCGAATATACCTATGTGGCGGCGCGACATGCACGCCAAAGGGGCGCGAGCAGCTGCTGCGTGTACTCGAAGACCAGCTGTGGGCATGGCAGCTGACCAGTGCCGTCGAGGTACGCATCAGCAGCTGCCAGGATCGCTGCGACTACGGCCCAAACCTGACGATCTGGCCGGGGCCGTATCACTACTCGCGGCTCACGCCCGAGGCGATCGGGCAGATTGTCGAGCGCCACCTGCGGCACGGCCAGCCGGTTGCCGAGCTCTTATACGGCGAGGCGGCGCGCCGCCAGTTTCGATAG